From the genome of Pseudomonas yamanorum, one region includes:
- a CDS encoding PhoH family protein: MNAPIEPHRFLLEPFEARRFANLCGQFDEHLRLIEQRLSIEIRNRGNQFELIGEPQHTTSAENLLRRLYRETKGSELSPETVHLYLQESAVEDLANNPVAEASVALRTKKGMIRPRGLNQQRYVKEILGNDINFGIGPAGTGKTYLAVACAVDALEREQVRRILLVRPAVEAGEKLGFLPGDLAQKIDPYLRPLYDALYEMLGFEYVAKLIERQVIEIAPLAYMRGRTLNNSFIILDESQNTTVEQMKMFLTRIGFGSTAVITGDVTQVDLPKGTKSGLAQVIDVLKDVPGISFTHFMPKDVVRHPLVQRIVEAYERFEHRDDQPAKDTRRDA, encoded by the coding sequence TTGAACGCACCCATAGAACCACATCGTTTCCTCCTCGAGCCCTTTGAGGCTCGCCGTTTCGCCAATCTGTGCGGACAGTTCGACGAGCACCTGCGCCTGATCGAACAACGCCTGAGCATCGAGATCCGCAACCGCGGGAATCAATTCGAGCTTATTGGTGAACCCCAACACACCACCTCGGCAGAAAACCTTCTGCGCCGCCTCTACCGGGAAACCAAAGGTAGCGAGCTGTCGCCGGAAACGGTGCACCTGTACCTGCAGGAATCCGCCGTGGAAGACCTGGCGAATAACCCGGTAGCCGAAGCCAGCGTCGCGTTGCGCACCAAGAAAGGCATGATTCGCCCTCGCGGCTTGAATCAGCAGCGCTACGTCAAAGAGATTCTGGGTAACGACATCAACTTCGGCATCGGCCCTGCCGGTACCGGCAAGACCTACCTGGCCGTGGCCTGTGCGGTCGACGCCCTCGAGCGTGAGCAGGTGCGACGCATCCTGCTGGTGCGCCCGGCGGTGGAAGCCGGCGAAAAACTGGGCTTTTTGCCCGGCGACCTGGCCCAGAAGATCGACCCGTACCTGCGCCCGCTCTACGACGCGCTCTACGAGATGCTCGGCTTCGAATACGTGGCCAAGCTGATCGAGCGCCAGGTGATCGAGATCGCCCCGCTGGCCTACATGCGCGGCCGGACGCTGAACAACAGCTTCATCATCCTCGACGAAAGCCAGAACACCACCGTCGAGCAAATGAAAATGTTCCTGACCCGGATCGGCTTCGGCTCAACGGCCGTGATCACCGGCGACGTCACCCAGGTCGACCTGCCCAAAGGCACCAAGTCGGGCCTGGCCCAGGTGATCGACGTGCTCAAGGACGTGCCGGGGATCAGCTTCACCCACTTCATGCCCAAGGACGTGGTACGTCACCCGCTGGTGCAGCGCATTGTCGAAGCCTACGAGCGCTTCGAACACCGCGATGACCAACCGGCCAAGGACACTCGCCGCGATGCTTGA